The Caenorhabditis elegans chromosome II genome has a segment encoding these proteins:
- the lin-7 gene encoding Protein lin-7 homolog (Confirmed by transcript evidence), with translation MDNPDGPNLERDVQRILELMEHVQKTGEVNNAKLASLQQVLQSEFFGAVREVYETVYESIDADTTPEIKAAATAKATVAAFAAAEGHAHPRIVELPKTDQGLGFNVMGGKEQNSPIYISRIIPGGVADRHGGLKRGDQLIAVNGVNVEAECHEKAVDLLKSAVGSVKLVIRYMPKLLDEMERRFERQRIRSTQQSPTLPTPSSSTNPRR, from the exons ATGGATAACCCGGATGGTCCGAATTTGGAGCGGGACGTTCAGCGTATTCTAGAGCTCATGGAGCACGTTCAGAAGACTGGAGAGGTCAATAATGCAAAATTGGCATCGCTGCAGCAGGTGCTACAATCCGAATTTTTCGGTGCCGTCCGAGAGGTCTATGAGACTGTTTATGAATCAATTGATGCGGATACAACGCCAGag ataaaagcCGCCGCAACAGCTAAAGCAACAGTGGCGGCGTTTGCTGCAGCCGAAGGCCACGCGCATCCACGTATCGTTGAGCTCCCAAAAACCGATCAAGGGCTTGGATTCAATGTTATGGGCGGCAAGGAGCAAAATTCACCGATTTACATCTCCAG AATAATCCCTGGTGGCGTAGCCGACAGACACGGAGGTCTCAAACGAGGCGATCAACTTATTGCGGTCAACGGAGTG aacgtgGAAGCCGAATGCCACGAAAAAGCAGTTGATCTTCTGAAATCCGCAGTCGGAAGTGTAAAGCTAGTGATCCGTTATATGCCGAAACTCCTGGATGAAATGGAGCGGAGATTCGAAAGACAGAGAATTCGATCCACTCAGCAGAGTCCAACACTCCCGACGCCGTCTTCTTCGACAAATCCACGAAGATAA
- the lin-7 gene encoding Protein lin-7 homolog (Confirmed by transcript evidence), producing the protein MDNPDGPNLERDVQRILELMEHVQKTGEVNNAKLASLQQVLQSEFFGAVREVYETVYESIDADTTPEIKAAATAKATVAAFAAAEGHAHPRIVELPKTDQGLGFNVMGGKEQNSPIYISRIIPGGVADRHGGLKRGDQLIAVNGNVEAECHEKAVDLLKSAVGSVKLVIRYMPKLLDEMERRFERQRIRSTQQSPTLPTPSSSTNPRR; encoded by the exons ATGGATAACCCGGATGGTCCGAATTTGGAGCGGGACGTTCAGCGTATTCTAGAGCTCATGGAGCACGTTCAGAAGACTGGAGAGGTCAATAATGCAAAATTGGCATCGCTGCAGCAGGTGCTACAATCCGAATTTTTCGGTGCCGTCCGAGAGGTCTATGAGACTGTTTATGAATCAATTGATGCGGATACAACGCCAGag ataaaagcCGCCGCAACAGCTAAAGCAACAGTGGCGGCGTTTGCTGCAGCCGAAGGCCACGCGCATCCACGTATCGTTGAGCTCCCAAAAACCGATCAAGGGCTTGGATTCAATGTTATGGGCGGCAAGGAGCAAAATTCACCGATTTACATCTCCAG AATAATCCCTGGTGGCGTAGCCGACAGACACGGAGGTCTCAAACGAGGCGATCAACTTATTGCGGTCAACGGA aacgtgGAAGCCGAATGCCACGAAAAAGCAGTTGATCTTCTGAAATCCGCAGTCGGAAGTGTAAAGCTAGTGATCCGTTATATGCCGAAACTCCTGGATGAAATGGAGCGGAGATTCGAAAGACAGAGAATTCGATCCACTCAGCAGAGTCCAACACTCCCGACGCCGTCTTCTTCGACAAATCCACGAAGATAA
- the Y54G11A.17 gene encoding L51_S25_CI-B8 domain-containing protein (Confirmed by transcript evidence), with the protein MGLKGFTGSFQQIRGLLRPPKNLPFRGIFRKDGEVVRKDDLLVNQFKMNYHPGLNVYYENDRGERLLRAHCDGIVRISQEKCDPDYEIEEMKGYEYRKDVDLYKMTFNVIPLELSQKHTLRHEI; encoded by the exons atGGGCCTCAAGGGATTCACCGgtagttttcaacaaattcgcGGACTTCTACGACCACCAAAGAATCTCCCGTTCCGTGGAATTTTCCGGAAAGACGGAGAAGTTGTGCGAAAAGACGATTTGCTGGTGaatcaattcaaaatgaattatCATCCAGGGTTAAAT GTTTACTATGAAAACGATCGCGGAGAACGTCTTCTGCGTGCCCATTGCGACGGAATCGTTCGTATCTCCCAGGAAAAATGCGATCCGGACTATGAAATTGAGGAGATGAAGGGATACGAGTATAGGAAAGACGTGGATTTGTACAAAATGACGTTCAATGTGATTCCGCTGGAATTGTCTCAGAAGCACACGCTGCGacatgaaatttaa
- the elof-1 gene encoding Transcription elongation factor 1 homolog (Confirmed by transcript evidence), with protein sequence MGKRKSKRKAPTKAKAVMPLDTQFNCPFCNHERVCEVKMDREKNVGYISCRVCSEDFQTNINYLSEPIDVYSDWVDACEQANNA encoded by the exons ATGGGAAAGCGAAAGTCGAAGAGAAAGGCTCCAACCAAGGCAAAGGCTGTAATGCCACTCGACACCCAATTCAACTGTCCGTTTTGCAATCATGAACGCGTTTGTGAAGTGAAAAT GGATCGCGAAAAGAATGTCGGTTATATCTCGTGTCGTGTCTGCTCTGAAGACTTCCAAACAAACATCAACTACCTCTCCGAGCCAATCGACGTCTATTCTGATTGGGTGGATGCCTGTGAGCAGGCAAATAACGCCTGA
- the agl-1 gene encoding Glycogen debranching enzyme (Confirmed by transcript evidence): MGEEKEIRIIVLEDGEHLESVIRKIEKGWIVRFKRGSSLLGKKVKVFTSICPGNSLEWSEGKDHLAVYCQVECKEAGSFRYWFKIEDSEERGSGYFLVMPELKINGKCLPLDGIACQTYLTKLLGPLSEWKERLEVAHQTGYNMIHLTPIHELGISNSSYSLSDHHSLIKTIQSQDQKFGFEDVQALVGDLERSWNILTVQDVVWNHAAKNATWLLEHPESAYNCLNSPHLRPAYVIDRVYHEFGKQIGEGVWEHRGVPPVVDNIHHVNAIEYLLRAEVLPKADLHEFYQVDLKAMVNLFEVFIKQSSGPTTNPLDGEDVEIEQDLECRRFGNTVDFERSARIFNRHRGDAKSEEERVEKCVRSFEEALNNKNLEAARESWEVILAGLAAVMGGITYERIADNGPKKGLVSPENPLTTDYFLHLEADLGWKSEEKFAYDPEKSKFLMAFNGWVMSSDPMKNFALKESQVYLRRELVCWGDSVKLNYGNKEADSPFLWQYMKEYTQQAARIFHGLRIDNAHGTPIHVAEKLLKTAREVRPDIYVFAELFTGSEHADNMFVNRLGISSLIREAQSAHDSHEQGRLVYRYGGDCVGAFKQKSARLAPKSIAHGLFLDQSHDNPSPIHTRSPFDILPTAAMLTMASCAVGSNRGYDELIRDHIHVVSEKRPYASWCRPDQVSRSQGIIEGRNLLNKLHTWLAEHGYSQVFVDQMNSDIVGITRHNPRTHETVVVVSHTSFSKNYIDWPGGLKHIPIGGVLENVIFEMKLKKVQEEWGTEDPDVLIGLKNYEMEIRENVNLDNGTMFKVHDGYIELTNFPTGSVVGFKIRPSDEATKAFNMIHNSITPEQSEFDSALSRLTYQSFPNLLFHCESEDYATIQQGGYDVPNFGKFVYCGLQGLVPVLEKIRDDNDLGHPLCQNLRDGTWICDYIVGRLAKFEKLGEVSEAIRKFFAPLDHVPYYLRPCYFELLVSYIYGKIRKEALKRMAPQISSSSALVRHLAISTLSFLGYIPGAGLAPIPTSLQIEDQYPSSLAAGLSHFAVGIWRNWGRDTFIALPGCLLSTGRFQEARQIILSFAGAIRHGLIPNLLAEGIGARYNCRDATWFWLVSIVKYVESAPNGVGILEDPVRRIYPNDDSVYGEGEVQQMLIETIYEALDKHFAGIDYRERSAGPQIDEQMRDEGFQVTAGVSRTTGFIYGGNRWNCGTWMDKMGSSERAGNKGEPATPRDGAAVELQGLAYRALKSLKNWKEQGVIQRSGVSDEWTWGFWAQKIRENFEKEFFVDKDSYAEFVNRREIIKDSVGSTLGFTDFQLRCNFGIALAVAPDLMDPKKAWKALDSAEVLLGPLGMKTLDPTDWAYNGYYNNDDDGTDKKTAKGWNYHQGPEWLFVAGYYLQARLRIGDILGGSEKQYAIRQVQERLGNAYKHIISSPWRSLPELTNADGEYCMQSCAAQAWSVGCLIEACVKLNTIEG, encoded by the exons ATGggtgaagaaaaagaaatccGAATCATTGTTCTTGAAGATGGAGAGCACTTGGAAAGTgttataagaaaaattgagaaag gttgGATAGTTCGATTCAAGCGCGGCTCTTCACTTCTTGGAAAGAAAGTTAAAGTTTTCACCTCTATTTGCCCTGGAAATTCTCTGGAATGGTCTGAAGGAAAAGACCACTTGGCAGTTTACTGTCAAGTGGAATGCAAGGAAGCTGGATCCTTCAGATATTGGTTTAAAATTGAGGATTCTGAAGAGCGAGGCAGTGGATACTTCTTGGTGATGCCAGAGCTGAAGATCAACGGAAAATGCCTGCCGCTCGATGGAATCGCTTGCCAAACGTACCTCACAAAGCTTCTAGGACCGCTTTCCGAGTGGAAAGAACGACTTGAAGTTGCACATCAGACAGGATATAACATGATCCATTTGACTCCTATCCATGAGCTTGGAATCTCAAATAGTAGCTATTCCCTCAGTGATCATCATTCTTTGATTAAAACCATCCAGTCGCAGGATCAAAAGTTCGGATTTGAAGACGTGCAAGCGCTCGTGGGAGATCTTGAGCGGTCCTGGAACATACTCACAGTACAGGATGTTGTGTGGAATCACGCAGCAAAGAATGCCACGTGGCTTCTGGAGCATCCAGAGTCTGCCTATAACTGCTTGAATAGTCCACATCTTCGGCCAGCATATGTAATTGACAGAGTGTATCACGAATTTGGAAAGCAGATTGGAGAAGGTGTGTGGGAACATCGTGGTGTTCCACCAGTCGTTGACAATATTCACCATGTAAATGCAATCGAGTATCTTCTGAGAGCAGAAGTTTTGCCAAAGGCCGATCTTCACGAGTTTTATCAAGTGGATTTGAAG gcaatgGTTAACCTATTCGAGGTGTTCATCAAACAATCTAGTGGTCCCACAACGAACCCGTTGGACGGAGAAGATGTAGAAATCGAACAAGATTTAGAATGTCGAAGATTCGGAAACACTGTGGACTTTGAGAGATCCGctagaattttcaatcgaCACCGGGGAGATGCTAAGTCAG aagaagaacGAGTGGAAAAATGCGTTCGAAGCTTTGAAGAAGCCCTCAATAACAAAAATCTCGAAGCCGCTCGCGAGTCATGGGAAGTGATTTTAGCCGGCTTGGCAGCAGTGATGGGAGGAATCACATATGAGCGAATTGCTGATAACGGCCCGAAAAAGGGACTTGTATCTCCGGAAAACCCGTTGACAACTGATTATTTTCTGCATTTGGAGGCAGATCTCGGGTGGAAATCAGAAGAGAAATTCGCATATGATCCAGAAAAGTCAAAGTTTTTAATGGCTTTTAATGGATGGGTTATGAGCAGTGATCCGATGAAGAATTTTGCGCTGAAAGAATCTCAG GTTTATCTCCGCCGTGAGCTCGTCTGCTGGGGTGATTCCGTAAAGCTAAATTATGGAAACAAAGAAGCGGATAGCCCATTCCTCTGGCAATATATGAAGGAATACACGCAACAAGCCGCCCGAATCTTCCACGGTCTCCGCATCGACAACGCTCATGGCACGCCGATCCACGTGGCTGAAAAGTTACTGAAAACGGCAAGAGAAGTCCGGCCGGATATCTATGTTTTCGCAGAATTGTTCACCGGAAGTGAGCATGCCGACAACATGTTCGTGAACAGATTAGGAATCTCGTCTTTAATTCGAGAAGCTCAATCGGCACATGACAGTCACGAGCAGGGACGATTGGTTTATAG ataCGGAGGTGACTGTGTAGGGGCGTTCAAGCAAAAATCGGCTCGCCTGGCTCCAAAATCGATTGCTCACGGCTTATTCTTGGACCAATCTCATGACAATCCGTCACCAATTCACACTAGAAGCCCATTCGACATTCTTCCAACCGCCGCCATGCTCACAATGGCTTCTTGTGCTGTAGGTAGTAATCGAGGTTACGACGAGCTCATTAGAGATCAC ATCCACGTGGTTTCCGAAAAACGCCCATATGCTTCTTGGTGCCGTCCGGATCAAGTGTCTAGAAGCCAGGGAATCATTGAAGGCCGGAATTTGCTCAACAAGCTTCATACGTGGCTCGCCGAGCACGGATATTCTCAAGTTTTTGTGGATCAAATGAATTCGGATATTGTGGGAATCACGCGGCACAATCCACGAACCCACGAAACGGTCGTAGTAGTGTCCCATACTTCATTTTCCAAGAATTATATCGATTGGCCCGGCGGTTTGAAGCATATTCCCATTGGTGGAGTGCTGGAAAACGTGATTTTCgagatgaaattgaaaaaggttcAAGAGGAATGGGGAACTGAAGATCCAGATGTTCTCATAGGACTTAAAAATTATGAGatggaaattcgagaaaatgtgaatttgGACAATGGAACTATGTTCAAGGTTCATGATGGATACATTGAGCTCACGAATTTCCCAACTGGATCAGTTGTTGGATTTAAAATTCGACCATCTGATGAAGCAACTAAAGCTTTTAATATGATTCATAACTCGATTA CTCCAGAACAATCTGAATTTGACTCTGCTCTCTCTCGTCTCACATATCAATCATTCCCAAATCTTCTATTCCACTGTGAATCCGAGGACTATGCCACGATACAACAAGGCGGATACGATGTTCcgaatttcggaaaattcgtCTACTGCGGCCTTCAGGGCCTCGTGCCAGTCCTCGAAAAAATCCGCGATGATAACGACCTCGGGCATCCATTGTGCCAAAATCTCCGTGATGGGACGTGGATCTGCGACTATATTGTCGGAAGATTGGCGAAATTCGAGAAGCTCGGAGAAGTTTCAGAGgctatcagaaaattttttgcaccgTTGGATCATGTGCCTTATTACCTCCGTCCGTGCTATTTTGAACTACTCGTTTCTTATATTTACGGAAAAATTCGTAAAGAGGCGTTGAAGAGAATGGCTCC GCAAATCTCCTCGTCATCCGCGTTAGTCCGACACTTGGCCATCTCAACTCTCTCATTCCTTGGATACATTCCTGGAGCCGGTCTCGCACCGATTCCGACTTCCCTCCAAATTGAAGATCAGTATCCATCAAGTTTGGCCGCCGGGCTATCCCACTTTGCTGTTGGAATCTGGAGAAATTGGGGTCGTGACACATTTATCGCCTTGCCGGGATGCCTTTTATCAACTGGCCGATTCCAGGAAGCCCGTCAAATCATTCTCTCATTTGCCGGCGCTATTCGTCATGGACTCATACCGAATCTTCTAGCCGAGGGAATTGGTGCCAGATATAATTGTAGAGATGCCACGTGGTTCTGGCTGGTTTCGATTGTGAAATACGTGGAATCGGCGCCAAATGGAGTCGGGATTCTTGAGGATCCAGTGCGCAGAATCTACCCGAATGATGATAGTGTCTATGGAGAGGGAGAAGTGCAACAGATGCTTATTGAAACTATTTATGAGGCACTTGACAAGCATTTCGCTGGGATTGACTACAGGGAGAGAAGTGCCGGACCACAAATCGACGAACAAATGAGAGATGAGGGATTCCAG GTGACCGCCGGCGTCTCTCGCACCACAGGCTTCATCTACGGCGGTAATCGCTGGAATTGTGGAACATGGATGGACAAGATGGGAAGTAGTGAAAGAGCCGGAAATAAAGGAGAACCCGCGACGCCGAGAGATGGAGCGGCCGTCGAGCTACAGGGACTTGCCTACAGAGCACTGAAAAGCTTGAAGAATTGGAAGGAGCAAGGTGTGATCCAGAGATCCGGAGTTAGCGACGAGTGGACGTGGGGCTTCTGGGCTCAGAAGATCCGAGAAAACTTTGAGAAGGAGTTCTTTGTTGATAAAGATTCCTATGCGGAGTTTGTAAATCGTCGGGAGATCATCAAGGATTCTGTCGGTTCCACACTAGGATTCACCGACTTCCAGCTTCGTTGCAACTTTGGAATTGCATTAGCAGTTGCTCCAGATCTTATGGATCCTAAGAAAGCATGGAAGGCATTGGATTCAGCTGAAGTTCTTCTTGGACCACTTGGAATGAAGACCCTTGATCCAACAGATTGGGCTTACAACGGCTACTACaacaatgatgatgatgggaCTGACAAGAAGACGGCAAAAGGATGGAATTATCATCAGGGCCCTGAATGGCTCTTCGTCGCCGGGTATTATCTCCAAGCTCGGCTGAGAATCGGTGATATCCTCGGAGGATCCGAAAAGCAGTATGCGATCCGGCAAGTCCAGGAGCGACTCGGCAATGCTTACAAGCACATCATTTCATCACCATGGAGGTCACTACCGGAACTGACAAATGCTGATGGAGAATACTGTATGCAGAGTTGTGCTGCCCAGGCGTGGTCCGTCGGTTGCCTGATTGAAGCATGTGTAAAACTTAATACTATCGAGGGAtga
- the pfs-2 gene encoding pre-mRNA 3' end processing protein pfs-2 (Confirmed by transcript evidence), translating to MNGGMMRGNQMPNVTLTIQPSTSSMQNSQPRIMNNHHHPHNRFQREHVMPDVMGDGPGRRLRKNVANVRRHVDYVSTVLNHCENRLWQYGKQRILQQPDILYQQYAVPADSTPDVPVDCILTKFIRTAMNKVKCPVYSVCWSPEGKRLITGCQTGEFTLWNGTAFNFETILQVKHTTRWITILYIMFTFLCSTNKVFTSFLMRHFAVFDVNKRFSFGIF from the exons ATGAACGGTGGAATGATGCGTGGCAATCAGATGCCGAATGTTACTCTAACAATTCAACCATCTACATCGTCAATGCAGAATTCTCAGCCGAGAATTATGAACAATCACCACCATCCGCATAATCGATTTCAAAGAGAACATGTGATGCCAGACGTGATGGGTGATGGTCCTGGACGGCGGTTGAGGAAGAATGTGGCAAACGTTAGAAGACATGTGGATTATGTTTCTACTGTATTGAACCATTGCGAG AACCGACTTTGGCAATATGGCAAACAACGGATTCTTCAACAACCCGATATCTTATACCAACAATATGCCGTCCCTGCAGATTCAACTCCTGATGTTCCAGTGGATTGCATATTGACAAAGTTCATACGAACGGCCATGAATAAAGTCAAATGCCCGGTTTATAGTGTTTGC tggTCGCCAGAGGGTAAACGATTGATCACAGGATGCCAAACTGGCGAGTTCACACTGTGGAATGGCACAGCCTTCAATTTCGAGACGATTCTTCAGGTAAAGCACACAACCCGATGGATTACGATTTTGTATATTATGTTCACCTTTTTATGCTCAACCAATAAAGTATTCACATCGTTTCTAATGCGGCATTTCGCGGTATTTGATGTGAATAAAAGGTTTTCATTTGGCATTTTCTAA